From Aspergillus luchuensis IFO 4308 DNA, chromosome 2, nearly complete sequence:
CGATTGGCATTGTGTGCAGCGTTGGGCTTGAGTGCGGTGTAAGCAAGGATTTGGAGAGCCCATCGCCATCAGTATTCGCTAACGAACAAGAATATAGCGCTTGTGCAATGGCAATCATTAAGTGCATGCAGCTACCGGGCCTTGCTGATCTCAGCGATACGACATGTAAGTTGCGTTTGACGAATCGCCGCGAGTATGACCGGAGTCCGACTGACACTATAGCAGATGCGACAGCAGATCTTGTGATCTGGACAAGGTAAGCCACTATGTGTTACTCCGTGGCACCAAGCCGTTGTTGAGAGGAAATCTTGGACATTGACAATTTCCTCGACAGTATCGAATCGAACGTCGTGATCCTAGCCTCATGTATCCCCACGTTACAACCGCTTCTCGAAATAATCCTCGGAAAGCGCAGTCTGAGAAGCACCAGCAGATATCAGTACAAAGAGAGCAGTACACAACTGCCTGAGTCCAACAAGTGGAGCAGCAAGCGGTCCGGACACCGGAAAAGCAAAGGCAACATGATGGTCGCAGATGTTGGCAGCCAGGATAGCATTTTGCAGACAGTTGACGGGGACGAGAGCCATTATATGGGGCACATCCGTCGTACAGATAACATCACCATTGTGTACGAAAGTGTGACGCCACAGTCAGGTGGTGCTGATAATACAAATAACCATGTAAAATAAAAGGACTACACTGACGGCGTCTCTAGcatgttcttttcttttctgccttCTTGTGAGTTGGTCTATAATAACGTAAATGTCGTTTATCCATTGTCTAGACGCAAATTCGCATGAGTGCTTCAAGAGTAACCTGCAGAATTGGAGTATTCCAGATATTTTGAGCTTTAATGCTTGCTGAGTTGGAAAATTAGCATGATGAACCTGCACTGTCAAGCGCAAATGTTGCGTTGCTTCCATACCTTCATGTCGCTGGCACAACGCAAACCTTCCAGTATGAGATTATGTACGTATGCCGGCCTGGACTTGTGGTCTTGCACGTGCCTGATTTTCCGCGATGGATTTATCATCCAAAAACGAACCTTTTCCAGTTTTCACCAAGCTGTTGAACGCCTTGATGTAAATCCCATCCGCGGATATCGCAGATCTGTCGAGCGATTTCCTCAAGCAGGTCATCCAATTGTTGCCCCGCCGTATGCAGATCGCTCTCAATGAGTACCCTATCATCAGGTAAAGCCTTGATAACGTCGATGACCTTCTTTGACGAAGGTCCGCCGAAGTTTATCacagaagagaaggagaagtagACGTCTGAGGGATTGGATTGATGCAGGAATTGCTTCAATGGCTCCACCGGTCCGGAGTAAGAATGCATGCAGATCCGTGGTGGAAATGGGAGAGACTTTTCTTCTGGCTTTGCTGGCACTTGCTGCTTTCGTTCATCCTCCGCGTCGCTCTCTGCGTGCGCATCTGCAACGCTATATCGTCGGCGTCTCTCCCGCCGTGAGGCGCTCTTCCGCTCATGCCCAGACCAAAGGGCCTTGAAGAGGTCAAAGACCGCCCCATGAGCCTGCACGCTATGCACAGAGACTGGTCGTTGAAGTTCTCCAGCTAGGCGCAACTGAGCCTCCAAGATGGCTTTTTGATGCGCCAACTGAACACGATACGGCGAGAGCTGTCTACCTTCGCGCGACCCGGGGGTCATTCGCTCATCCCgagtttctttttcctcctcggtCCACGCCTTGGGAAGCCTAAAAGCACGATCAAGGCCTACCTCACCCACAAGAGAACGGGGATACGCCAGCAACCGTGCTCGAGACTCCGACAGCAACTCTGACAGCGGCTTTGGATCAGGTAACGACAGGATGAAGTCATCATCTGGCTCTGGAGTAAGGACCTTTTTATAGTGCAGCTTCTTCCGCTCAATTGGTGAGGTATCTTTGTCGATATTGGGCGAACCAGTCACATCGTCGATGATTTGATGCGAGAACCATGGGTGCCAGCCAAAGCACGGGAGCACAGGCCCTGTTGTTGAACTTTGGGCGGACTCCTGACCCTGGGTCAAGGATGTAGCGGCCTGAAACACCAAGTCTTGGTCCTCTCCGCGAGTGGACATGACTGTCAATGTCGATACTTTCATCTGGGGGATTTCCGCAATGGATGACATGGTGTCAGTGGGGTGACAGTGGGCGTCAAACACCCCCAAGTGCCAAGGAAATGCATCAGTCTGATTGGTCTCGGACATGGTGCATGTGAAATAGAAATGTCAAGAAGCCGAGGAGGAGTTCGAGTGTTGAGGCAAAAAGAATAATGTTTCCAAAGGTAGCTTGGGGATGTGTTGATTGACAAACGATGGACGAACGATGAATGGAAAGCGCAGCTGTGACGTAAGGAAAAGCCCGCCGATACGAACGCGATACGCGGTGTAATGATGCCTGGGGCAGCGCAGACAGCGGATATGGAGCATCACATGCTTCTTCATTgtctgcttctccgcattTTAGATCTGGGGATGCAATCATGATTGCTATATTGCCTGCATGGACACTGCAGACTATGCCTTCCTACTATAGCCATGCCACTTGCTTCTCATATATCTAGTAAGGAAACAAATATTTCCATGTATTCAACATCCTGCTCCCACCTTCTATAGCCCACTCTATAGCTGCCCTACtcccctcatcttcatgtCCTCTATTTCCGCCTTCGTgactcttcccctcctcactctcttctccctccctctcgcCCTGTTCGCATGCTTCACCACCTTCCTTTCCATcatatttcttctcctccgcttctctGTCATCTATATTGAACTATGTCTTGCCATAATCACAAACTACTTTGTCATCCCAACAGCCGCCaacacctccctcctcaacttctccgcaTCTGAGCCCACTaccccagcagcctccacAACGCCCAAGCGTCGCTCCGTCGACCACAGCTTAAACAACGGACTCCTCACTGCCCTCGCAACATACCAACCAGGCTCCATTGCTCCTCGCCGAACAACCAGTTTGACCACCAcagcctccacctcctcaacccaaGACACCAGCACTGTTCCACTCTATCGCAAAGATGAACCCCCAAGAAACACACCCCCACGCCACTCCGCCCCCTCTGCCCTCCTGACCCTCATTAGTGGCGACGAAGGCCGCGACTTCGAAGGTCTAGGTGGCTGGCGCTGTGcaaccacagcagcagcaaccacagcaacaactaccaccaccgccacaaCGATAAGATATCCAagccatcatctcctctcaGACACCGCCTCCCCCTCACCAAATCTCACCGGTACCGACCACGACGGGAAAGCATGGCTATCCATCAACGAGCGACTAGAACTTCCCTCTCAGCCGCTTTTATCCATCcgaaacaacagcaacagcagcagcgccaacaGTGAACCCTTCGAAACCATCCCCTGGAGACATCGACAAATGGCTTC
This genomic window contains:
- a CDS encoding TatD family hydrolase (BUSCO:EOG09262X01;~COG:L;~EggNog:ENOG410PKSW;~InterPro:IPR032466,IPR001130;~PFAM:PF01026;~go_function: GO:0016788 - hydrolase activity, acting on ester bonds [Evidence IEA]); translated protein: MSETNQTDAFPWHLGVFDAHCHPTDTMSSIAEIPQMKVSTLTVMSTRGEDQDLVFQAATSLTQGQESAQSSTTGPVLPCFGWHPWFSHQIIDDVTGSPNIDKDTSPIERKKLHYKKVLTPEPDDDFILSLPDPKPLSELLSESRARLLAYPRSLVGEVGLDRAFRLPKAWTEEEKETRDERMTPGSREGRQLSPYRVQLAHQKAILEAQLRLAGELQRPVSVHSVQAHGAVFDLFKALWSGHERKSASRRERRRRYSVADAHAESDAEDERKQQVPAKPEEKSLPFPPRICMHSYSGPVEPLKQFLHQSNPSDVYFSFSSVINFGGPSSKKVIDVIKALPDDRVLIESDLHTAGQQLDDLLEEIARQICDIRGWDLHQGVQQLGENWKRFVFG
- a CDS encoding uncharacterized protein (COG:S;~EggNog:ENOG410PRA7;~TransMembrane:1 (n7-18c23/24o33-56i)), yielding MSSISAFVTLPLLTLFSLPLALFACFTTFLSIIFLLLRFSVIYIELCLAIITNYFVIPTAANTSLLNFSASEPTTPAASTTPKRRSVDHSLNNGLLTALATYQPGSIAPRRTTSLTTTASTSSTQDTSTVPLYRKDEPPRNTPPRHSAPSALLTLISGDEGRDFEGLGGWRCATTAAATTATTTTTATTIRYPSHHLLSDTASPSPNLTGTDHDGKAWLSINERLELPSQPLLSIRNNSNSSSANSEPFETIPWRHRQMASASPPPGGINNITRHHHRSATTSLLSTSLSPKSSLPDALDHPQRRATSPPLSQQQNNRSTLFCTPSPTEKFPSASIPRVSSPTDGSGGYFSLRPGSTSSTSGSTTPGEERRSPRPSAKSMVHYPAGVRYRRRSMSGPNSGVKLTRASSGTERAL